Proteins co-encoded in one Oncorhynchus kisutch isolate 150728-3 linkage group LG1, Okis_V2, whole genome shotgun sequence genomic window:
- the LOC109889998 gene encoding odorant receptor 131-2-like, with product MNFSVDGNVTHVSLNVRDTFVTALTKNIIVVALWISINYINGTFVHTFLKHETFNVNPRYILFIHLVINDMIQLTIAVFLHVISYILFTINVSFCCFLLMIAIFTTLNTPVNLATMALERYIAICIPLRHSQICTVRRTYILIGIIWIMAAIPILPDLFILLATEPLQFFHSKIFCSRDSLFRNPYLIEKKNISHAVYLTVVWFILFYTYFRIMFTAKAANADARKARNTILLHAVQLLMCMFTYIGPLIDSLMLYIFSTHALEIRFTSYVIVHILPRLISPIVYGLRDQTFCKYLKRYLMCRVNEHLSSKCVPFKHHQPREKVFIDHIAG from the coding sequence ATGAATTTCTCAGTCGATGGCAACGTCACACACGTCTCTCTCAACGTCAGAGACACGTTTGTCACGGCTTTGACAAAGAACATTATTGTGGTGGCACTGTggatctccatcaactacatcaatgGCACATTTGTCCACACCTTCTTGAAACACGAGACCTTCAATGTCAACCCTCGCTACATCCTCTTCATCCACCTGGTGATCAATGACATGATCCAATTGACCATTGCTGTCTTCCTGCATGTCATAAGCTACATCCTGTTCACAATCAATGTGTCTTTTTGCTGCTTTCTTTTGATGATCGCCATTTTTACCACTTTGAATACTCCTGTGAACCTGGCTACCATGGCCTTAGAGCGCTATATAGCTATATGTATACCGCTGCGCCATTCTCAGATATGTACAGTGCGCAGGACCTACATTCTCATTGGCATCATTTGGATCATGGCCGCCATTCCAATTTTGCCTGACCTTTTCATTCTCTTGGCCACAGAACCACTTCAGTTCTTCCACTCCAAAATATTCTGTAGCCGAGACTCACTTTTCCGCAACCCGTACCTGATAGAGAAGAAAAACATTTCCCACGCTGTGTATCTGACTGTTGTTTGGTTCATTCTTTTCTATACGTATTTCAGGATCATGTTCACTGCCAAGGCGGCTAATGCGGATGCCAGGAAGGCTCGCAACACCATCTTGCTTCATGCTGTACAGTTGTTAATGTGCATGTTCACCTACATAGGCCCTTTGATTGACAGCCTGATGCTATATATATTTTCCACACATGCGCTGGAGATCCGGTTTACTAGCTATGTAATTGTTCATATTTTGCCCAGGCTTATTAGTCCAATAGTTTATGGGCTTAGAGATCAGACCTTTTGTAAGTATCTGAAGAGGTACCTGATGTGTCGGGTGAATGAGCATTTATCCTCAAAATGTGTCCCTTTCAAACACCACCAGCCAAGGGAAAAGGTCTTTATAGATCACATAGCAGGATAA